One Crocosphaera sp. UHCC 0190 genomic region harbors:
- a CDS encoding four helix bundle protein yields the protein MALGSLRELDTQLIIAKEVKLTFPELFSPVLEEVDRMQGILVSTIQKLKS from the coding sequence ATAGCATTAGGCTCTTTAAGAGAACTAGATACACAGTTAATCATCGCAAAAGAGGTAAAACTAACTTTCCCTGAGTTATTTAGTCCAGTTTTAGAAGAAGTGGATAGAATGCAAGGAATTTTAGTTTCTACTATTCAAAAGTTAAAGTCTTGA
- a CDS encoding type IV secretory system conjugative DNA transfer family protein: MLQEQYLIKIEPSTEPSFSLTSLPSGITPQMGMMILLLGGVALLSMGGQKKGKLATSYWGGKAEETAAKNKAIKQIKQPERNSAALYIGTPQIVQDKLESEWLKQGLKLSSKPPAKQTYWFPDAQRGCSVVGGAGSGKTVSVLDRFMQSSFDQGFPTIIYDFKYPAQTKRAFAYALKRHYGARIFAPGYPESDTCNILDFLKDEEDAVAAGQLAQVITKNTDLSGGKGGGDKFFEEAGASLTQGVFLLTKATANQAGKPEMCDLMLASAILSLPSLGKRLELARSENKFNVWTMRPLDQIISVSNSPETEASIIGTAQRTFQYFMKKDFIGAFCGQSTLPLDLDGKEVIFFGLDRNNRDIVSPLLAAVLHMIVSRNVSRTLPRIDPLMVFLDEIPTLYLPQLHNWFNENREDGFCGTIAFQNYAQLKQRYGDDLARVIFGGTATKILFNPQEGESNKAFSELLGEFEVEYHTKSRSRGKGSNSRSTSDNRQKRALFEAAQFAKLPTGRAVRISPAFKRGKEAYIPILTDFKLSKADLAEQAWAETRWTEIQENLVNLRSDAISDEVRSRQFEERRKLAEEMFPLPPELSKGNSSGPIDPFAD, translated from the coding sequence ATGTTACAAGAGCAATATTTAATTAAAATTGAACCGTCAACAGAACCTTCTTTTTCTTTGACTTCTTTGCCATCAGGGATTACCCCACAAATGGGAATGATGATCTTATTATTAGGTGGGGTTGCTTTATTGTCAATGGGCGGTCAGAAAAAGGGCAAATTAGCCACTTCTTATTGGGGAGGAAAAGCTGAAGAAACTGCCGCTAAAAATAAAGCGATTAAACAAATTAAGCAACCGGAACGTAATAGTGCTGCTTTATATATTGGAACTCCGCAAATTGTCCAGGATAAGTTAGAATCTGAGTGGCTAAAACAAGGGTTGAAACTATCATCAAAACCTCCGGCCAAACAAACTTATTGGTTTCCTGATGCTCAACGGGGTTGTTCTGTGGTTGGTGGGGCCGGTTCTGGGAAAACGGTGTCAGTTTTAGACCGTTTTATGCAGTCTTCTTTTGACCAGGGGTTCCCCACAATTATCTATGATTTTAAATATCCTGCTCAAACTAAACGGGCGTTTGCTTATGCCTTAAAACGTCATTATGGGGCGAGAATCTTTGCCCCTGGATACCCAGAATCTGATACTTGTAATATCCTTGATTTTCTTAAGGATGAAGAGGATGCCGTGGCCGCAGGACAATTAGCCCAAGTTATTACTAAAAACACGGATTTATCAGGAGGTAAAGGGGGAGGTGATAAGTTTTTTGAAGAAGCAGGTGCTTCTTTGACTCAAGGGGTTTTCTTATTAACTAAAGCTACGGCAAATCAGGCCGGAAAACCGGAAATGTGTGATTTAATGTTGGCTTCTGCTATTCTCTCTTTACCCAGTTTAGGTAAACGGTTAGAACTGGCCCGTAGTGAGAATAAATTTAATGTTTGGACCATGCGACCTCTTGATCAAATTATATCTGTTTCTAATTCTCCTGAGACGGAAGCTTCTATTATTGGGACGGCACAAAGGACGTTTCAATACTTCATGAAAAAAGACTTTATTGGGGCGTTTTGTGGTCAGTCTACTTTGCCTTTAGATTTGGATGGTAAAGAGGTTATTTTCTTTGGGTTAGACCGTAATAATCGGGATATTGTCAGTCCTTTATTAGCTGCTGTTCTCCACATGATTGTCTCACGGAATGTATCACGAACTTTACCCCGAATTGACCCGTTAATGGTGTTTTTAGATGAGATTCCTACCCTTTATTTGCCTCAGTTACATAACTGGTTTAATGAGAACCGAGAAGACGGCTTTTGTGGTACTATTGCTTTTCAAAATTATGCCCAATTAAAACAACGCTATGGGGATGATTTAGCTAGGGTCATTTTTGGGGGAACTGCGACTAAAATTCTCTTTAACCCCCAAGAAGGGGAGTCGAATAAAGCCTTTTCTGAACTGTTAGGAGAATTTGAGGTTGAGTATCATACAAAATCTCGGTCACGAGGGAAAGGTAGTAATTCTCGTTCTACTTCTGATAATCGGCAAAAACGGGCTTTATTTGAAGCTGCTCAATTTGCTAAATTGCCTACAGGTAGGGCGGTTAGAATTAGTCCGGCTTTTAAGCGAGGAAAAGAGGCTTACATTCCTATTTTAACTGATTTTAAGCTATCTAAAGCTGATTTAGCAGAACAAGCTTGGGCGGAAACTCGGTGGACAGAAATTCAAGAAAATTTGGTTAATTTACGCTCTGATGCTATTTCTGATGAGGTGCGTTCTCGTCAGTTTGAAGAAAGGCGAAAATTAGCGGAGGAAATGTTTCCTTTACCACCAGAATTATCGAAGGGTAATTCATCGGGGCCAATTGATCCTTTTGCTGATTAA